TGGCAATCCCGTGACCGCTCTTTTTCAGGGCCGTCACGATGGCATCACCGGTTGGATCGGACTCGAGCGTCCGGTCCGTCGCGATCGTGATCACGCTGGCACCGAGGGCCTCGGTATCGGGCTCGGATGCGCCGTCTTCGTCGACGCGTTCACCCCCTTCGTCCCCGCTCGTATCGGCACCCTGTTCCGTCTTCGCGTCCGCGCCCGCATCTCTCCTCGCGTCCGTCTCGTTCATACCGTTCCCTTCGAGAGCCGACGAGTAAAACGCTGGCTAACGAGCGCCTCGAGGACCCGGAGACGGTTCCCACCGCCGTTGAAGGACGGAATCGACGTGTCCCGTTGCGATCGTCCGTCGACGGTATCAGCCGGGACCGGTCAGTGCTGGTAGCCCAACTGTTATGCAGCGAGTTTCCGTTGAGTCGCGTGTATGCACGCAGTCAAGATCACCGAACACGGCGACCGGGACGTCATCGAGTACGGCAACTACCCCGACCCCGAGGTCGGACGCGAGGACGTGCTGGTCGACGTCAAGGCGGCAGCACTCAACCACCTCGATATCTGGACGCGCCGCGGAATGCCGGGAATCGACCTCGAGATGCCCCACATTCCGGGCAGCGACGGGGCGGGCGTCGTCGAAGCGGTCGGCGAGGACGTCACCCGCTTCGAGGAAGGCGATCACGTCGCGCTCTCGGCCGGCGTCGGCGACCTGCGAATGGACGATCCGACGCTCGATCCGCGCTTCCACATCATCGGCGAGCACGTTCCGGGCATTCACGCCGAGTACGCCGCCATCCCCGAGGATAACCTGATTCCGGTCCCCGACGGCGTCGACTGGTCGGTCGCCGGCTCGAGCTGTCTCGTCTTCCAGACCGCCTGGCGGATGCTGATCGAGCGGGCGGAACTCGAGGCCGGCGAGTCGGTGCTCGTGTTGGGAGCCAGCGGCGGGGTCGGCCACGCCGCGCTCCAGATCGCCGATTACGCGGGCGCGGAGGTGTACGCGACCGGCAGCACGGCGGAAAAACTCGACTACGCCCGCGAGCACGGTGCCGATCACGTCTGTAACTACGAGGAGGAGGAGTTCGCGGATTGGGTCTTGGACGAGACCGACCGTCGCGGCGTCGACGTCGTCGTCGAGCACGTCGGCGCGCCGACGTGGCAGGACTCCCTCAAGAGCCTCACCAAGGGCGGGCGGCTCGTGACCTGTGGCGGCACCGGCGGCGGAAACCCGGAGACGGACATTCCGCGCATCTTCTGGAACCAGCTCCAGATCATCGGCTCGACGATGGCCACGCCCGGCCAGGTCGACGACGTGATGGAACTCGTCTGGGACGGCACGTTCGAGCCCGCGATTCGCGAGGAATTGCCGATGAGCGAGTCCGCACGCGCCCACGAGATCATCGAGAACCGAGAAGGGTTCGGCAAGGTCGTCGTTCGGCCCGACAGCGAACTGTAACCCGAACCGCGATCAGTAAGCCTGAAAATCGGTAGCAACCGCGAGCGAACGAAGTGAGCGAGCGGGCCAGGGAACCCTCGAAGCCGCGCTAACGGCGAGGCTGAGGGGGTGACGCTGTGCTTTTCGTCGAAGCTAAGCGGGAGCGAAGCTCCCGCGAGGTCCGAGAGAGCTTTGCTCTCTCGAAATTTTGTCGACGGCCGGCGACGCCGGCCCGCGGAGCAAACGTTCGTTCTGAAACCGTGAGGGCTTTCACCACGGACCCGAAAGCTTCACCCGTGAGTTCGAGCGACGACGGCGGCTACGTCCACGATCCCTCGGCGTTCGACGCCGACGGAGAGCGAACGGGGTCACCAGACGACGGTTCGGACGGGCCAGCCCATCCGGCGACCGCAGACCGGGAGTTCGACTGGCGAGGCTGGACGGTCGTCGGCATGATCGTCGTCGCGTTCATCATCGCCCCGGGGGCCATCCTCGTGTGGCCGCCGGACGTCGCCTACCGGTTCGCTCTGTTGAGCCTGCCGCTGTTTCCGGCCTTTTTCCTCGCCGTGACGGCCGTCTGGGCGACGACGCGTCCGTAGGCCCCAAAAAAGTCTCAGTCGTCGTCTCTTTCACTCGGTCGGTTGCCTCGACTCGAGGCGCGCCTCGAGTCGGTCGACGACGCTCGATCCGTTGACGATATCCTGTTCGGGAGCGTCCTCACAGGTGACGTACGCGGTCATCGCGTCCGAGAGTTGCTGGGCTTGATAGTCGGTGAATACAGCCGTTTCGTCGGCGGCTTCGATGGTCTCGAACAACTCGAGCGCCCACGCCGGCGCGGCCTCGCCGTTGTCGATAGCCTCGTCGATATCGGTCGCGAGGAGGTGGTGGACGACCCATTGCTCGTCTCTGGAGAGCGTGACTTCGTACGTCTCGGCTTCCGATGGTTTGGAACTCATTTCGTCACACGGACCGATTTCGTTGGTCCTCAAACAACGCTACGAACGGTGGTCTCATAAGCCTTGTTACTTGCTAGCACGATTAATCGGGCGGTCGGTGATTCACCGTTTGCGGCGCGTCGCCTCGCTACTCGCCTCGGACGTCGCGTCGCATCGCGATCTCGAACCACGGACAGAGTCGAAGCTGGCGATACCACTCCGGGTTCGAGTGGAGCCGTTCGTAGGGGACCCACATCAGCCCGGCAACCTCCTCCTCGTTCGGTTCGAGGCGGTGGTCGGACAGCGTCAGCTTCAAGACGGCACAGACCTCGTGTTCGACGCCCGCGTTCTCGAAGTAGCGTTTGTACTCGAAGCGGTCGGTCAGGCGCAGGTCGTCGTACTGGTCGGGCGCGATTCCAAGTTCCTCCTCGAGTCGTTCGCGGGTCGCTTCCTCCTGGCTCTGTCCCTCGACGGGGTGGGAGGCGACGGTGCCGTCCCAGTGGGTCCCCCAGAGGCGCTTGTCGGGTGCCCGCTGGGCGAGCAGGACGTTCCCCTCGCCGTCGAAGACGAGCGAGGTAAATGCTCGATGTCGAATTCCGTCGCCGGTGTGGGCCTCGAGTCGGTTGACCAACTCGAGTTCGGTGTCGTCTGCATCGACCGCGATCACGTCCTGTCCGGCGTTCTCGTGGGGAAGTTCGTCCCGTTCCGTACTCATATCACCACCATCGCAGAGGGTCCTGAAACCAGTATCGTCTTCCAGCGGCGTTACGCGTTGAACGGCCACGTTTCTCCCGCCTCGTCGGGGTTCGATCGGTAGCGCTCGCCGACGGTGACTTCCAGCGC
The genomic region above belongs to Natronorubrum halophilum and contains:
- a CDS encoding zinc-binding dehydrogenase, with protein sequence MHAVKITEHGDRDVIEYGNYPDPEVGREDVLVDVKAAALNHLDIWTRRGMPGIDLEMPHIPGSDGAGVVEAVGEDVTRFEEGDHVALSAGVGDLRMDDPTLDPRFHIIGEHVPGIHAEYAAIPEDNLIPVPDGVDWSVAGSSCLVFQTAWRMLIERAELEAGESVLVLGASGGVGHAALQIADYAGAEVYATGSTAEKLDYAREHGADHVCNYEEEEFADWVLDETDRRGVDVVVEHVGAPTWQDSLKSLTKGGRLVTCGGTGGGNPETDIPRIFWNQLQIIGSTMATPGQVDDVMELVWDGTFEPAIREELPMSESARAHEIIENREGFGKVVVRPDSEL
- a CDS encoding DUF7853 family protein, producing the protein MSSKPSEAETYEVTLSRDEQWVVHHLLATDIDEAIDNGEAAPAWALELFETIEAADETAVFTDYQAQQLSDAMTAYVTCEDAPEQDIVNGSSVVDRLEARLESRQPTE
- a CDS encoding NUDIX hydrolase, with product MSTERDELPHENAGQDVIAVDADDTELELVNRLEAHTGDGIRHRAFTSLVFDGEGNVLLAQRAPDKRLWGTHWDGTVASHPVEGQSQEEATRERLEEELGIAPDQYDDLRLTDRFEYKRYFENAGVEHEVCAVLKLTLSDHRLEPNEEEVAGLMWVPYERLHSNPEWYRQLRLCPWFEIAMRRDVRGE